From Paenibacillus sp. V4I7, one genomic window encodes:
- a CDS encoding ABC transporter ATP-binding protein, with product MTNIVEVKGLTKSYGQVTAVDHVSFTIEANKIYGLLGRNGAGKTTIMHMISSQQFATSGELKVFGEDPYENSRVLNQICFIKESQKYPDSFRVVDVIEVARSLFPNWDHAYAHALIEDFRLPLKRKIKKLSRGMLSSVGIVVGLASRAPLTIFDEPYLGLDAVARILFYDRLLEDYAEFPRTVILSTHLIDEVSRLLEHVLVIDNGKLIMNEDADALRGRACTVSGLATAVDSFTRGKELLERTAIGAAASATILGVLSERDRKEAEALGLEFTPVSMQQLIVHLTRTPSIAGKGTEE from the coding sequence ATGACCAACATTGTGGAAGTGAAAGGATTAACTAAGTCGTATGGCCAAGTGACGGCAGTGGATCATGTTAGTTTCACGATTGAAGCGAATAAAATCTATGGCTTGCTAGGCAGAAACGGTGCAGGCAAAACAACGATCATGCATATGATCTCGTCCCAGCAGTTCGCTACAAGCGGCGAGTTGAAGGTATTTGGGGAAGACCCTTACGAGAATAGTCGTGTTCTCAATCAAATTTGTTTCATTAAAGAAAGCCAGAAGTACCCAGATAGCTTCCGTGTCGTAGATGTAATTGAGGTTGCGAGATCACTTTTCCCGAACTGGGATCATGCTTATGCGCACGCTTTGATTGAAGATTTTCGTCTGCCTTTGAAAAGAAAAATAAAGAAGCTATCCAGAGGGATGCTTTCTTCCGTCGGTATTGTGGTTGGTCTGGCTAGTCGAGCGCCATTAACCATCTTTGATGAACCTTATTTGGGTCTGGATGCTGTGGCAAGAATCCTATTCTATGATCGCCTTCTTGAAGACTATGCCGAGTTTCCGCGGACGGTTATCCTCTCTACGCATCTCATCGACGAAGTTAGCCGCTTGCTCGAGCACGTGCTGGTTATCGATAACGGCAAATTGATTATGAATGAAGATGCGGATGCTCTTCGCGGTCGTGCTTGCACGGTTTCCGGTCTAGCGACAGCTGTGGATTCTTTCACGCGGGGCAAAGAGCTGCTTGAACGCACGGCGATTGGTGCGGCTGCATCAGCTACAATTCTAGGTGTTCTAAGTGAGCGGGATCGGAAGGAAGCAGAGGCGTTAGGACTTGAATTCACACCGGTATCTATGCAGCAGCTTATCGTTCATCTAACACGCACACCATCGATCGCGGGAAAGGGGACTGAGGAATAA
- a CDS encoding DUF5701 family protein — protein MLNDEFDRQVENLVDKGYPDIAGVTKKAFKQHLEPLRDRIKELKKLNIEPRAGYVPFVIVVKSDWIDGEKAMQLVKRNNKMGFSVMDAADIKRFIPIEGIELPKGIAYLAVDIDIGKETLNITPNEAIKTIMHVHRTPLTLEEGIALITHFPDILQKNNGFSLLGSRCGDRRVTALWISAGKPKLGWCWAGNPHTWLGSASCGSRSGN, from the coding sequence TTGTTAAATGATGAGTTCGATCGACAAGTCGAAAACCTAGTGGATAAAGGCTACCCTGACATTGCTGGTGTAACCAAAAAAGCATTCAAGCAGCATCTCGAGCCGCTCAGAGATAGAATCAAGGAGCTCAAAAAGCTAAACATAGAACCACGAGCAGGATATGTCCCATTTGTCATCGTTGTTAAGAGCGACTGGATAGATGGTGAAAAAGCGATGCAGCTTGTGAAGCGGAATAACAAAATGGGCTTTAGTGTCATGGATGCAGCTGATATCAAGAGATTTATACCTATAGAGGGTATTGAACTTCCTAAAGGTATCGCCTATCTGGCGGTGGATATTGATATAGGCAAAGAAACGCTTAATATCACTCCAAATGAAGCGATCAAAACTATTATGCATGTACATCGCACCCCTCTCACCCTCGAGGAAGGCATTGCCTTGATTACTCATTTCCCAGATATTTTACAGAAAAATAACGGCTTTTCTCTGCTCGGTTCCCGCTGCGGCGACCGCAGAGTGACCGCTTTATGGATTAGTGCCGGCAAGCCGAAGCTAGGCTGGTGCTGGGCAGGTAACCCGCATACGTGGCTCGGTTCCGCCTCTTGCGGATCTCGATCAGGAAACTAA
- a CDS encoding MerR family DNA-binding transcriptional regulator — MNLRPIDIARKLKLSTSALRNYETNGLVPPTQRSSSGYRIYTEEHIAYFECIQAMAPGFGMDVTSEVLRKIQLKEVDAALWLVNDRQAGLHRDKTLAERNIQILETQEPDTSLDSNAKKEWMTIGEVSAETSIPSSAIRHWEKVGLITSSRDPENGYRLFSRSQMRKILLLRALRPAVYSVDLVDLKQAIAEMDVHDVEHAKKIAQDSLNYLVKINKEQLRGMSYLYRLCRLLNLLD; from the coding sequence ATGAACTTGCGGCCAATTGATATTGCCAGAAAACTTAAGCTAAGTACAAGTGCCTTAAGGAATTATGAAACGAATGGACTTGTTCCTCCTACGCAGCGTTCATCCAGCGGTTATCGGATTTACACCGAAGAACATATTGCTTATTTCGAGTGTATTCAAGCTATGGCACCAGGGTTTGGAATGGATGTAACATCCGAGGTTCTTCGGAAAATTCAATTAAAAGAAGTAGATGCTGCCCTTTGGTTGGTAAACGACAGACAGGCCGGTCTCCATCGCGATAAAACGTTGGCAGAGAGGAATATTCAAATTCTAGAGACCCAGGAACCTGACACCAGCCTCGATTCAAACGCAAAGAAAGAATGGATGACCATCGGAGAAGTTTCAGCGGAAACGTCCATCCCAAGCTCAGCCATCCGACACTGGGAAAAGGTGGGGCTCATTACCTCATCACGAGATCCAGAAAATGGCTACCGCCTATTTAGTCGATCTCAAATGCGTAAAATTTTGCTGCTTCGCGCTTTACGACCAGCCGTTTATTCAGTAGATCTTGTTGATCTCAAGCAAGCCATTGCTGAGATGGATGTTCATGATGTGGAACATGCCAAAAAGATCGCTCAGGATTCCTTAAACTATTTAGTCAAAATCAACAAAGAGCAGCTTCGCGGCATGTCCTATTTATATCGGCTGTGCCGATTGTTGAATTTGCTCGATTAA
- a CDS encoding S-layer homology domain-containing protein — translation MLARLIGKVAFIVMFLTVQFVSFSGLAQAENQPSLRDINGYWAEDAINEWIGNGLISGYADQTFQPDKVITRAEFISLVNKAFEYLHKDDQTFKDVSQENWFYNDVAKAKYAGYISGFDDGTFRPDQPISREQAAKIIYPLMQLEDVLPKSDTRTFHDEQQMSDWSKPYIKAVASEGYLKGYPDQSFRPQKSITRAEAVVMLDNAVGQLIHEPGTYTPKADVEGNMTVNSGGVTIKNAVIKGDLILAAGIGEGEVFLDHVTVKGRTIVNGGGENSIEIQDSTLNQMVVQKDFSRVRVFAKGSTSISHTIIKSGAKLEQEQGNEGFQSISVQGTTVNDVVQLVGTFVKVDLKSMVTVEISSQSVVTLLETQAGSEGSGIKMLGNAILEQIILQAAAKVTGEGSILNAVINVEGVSFEQIVKKYTLADLVKLVVIGGKEVTGNSPVPNEDNPREDVPPGQPPATEPGNVVDINAAFIIQDKVYTLYPSIADYSTVQWDVSNTVTQDTYQTEYTGTLEDVGIYSIIGGSVSPAPYNVTNRNSTQHYSGLLLSSIAVSESVYAQVYYGGNEMISYQINDSYTVHDLGNQLPGQAVPLTAGDNLTLVYGSQYLVFATWNGSDWELDGIYDQLESPIGLKASTVSNREIALEWNPVTNATQYHIYYSATADGEFVPLEDQNGQPITVTGTTYVDSTNLPHTTRYYVVTSAIDEIGVESGPSSIAFATTYYNAHIALDFEITDTWQHPSEPILYITDKTNKKLYRVNYETGDKASISFDLEPESLTYADGKIYVSLLKAEHSSYTYILQQQGAIAVVNAATFMLEGTHNIAIDPYDVAVVSGYLYVSSGSGQWTKIKSYDLNTFAEVGSSDIRQASYIQTHPLWNKLYTITTDSSPRDLSAYNVTNGQYVEPSYPGGYDSPYHGDYAMSTNFTISPDGAYIFNGSGNVFMATSNKYDDMKYVYGLGQAYDGITFDQSNKNFYTAKNNAVQVYDYSNFNKSGLYHLDGTAKNVFNGTDRLIAVSTLAGKNIVEIVEKNSIEAIAPVAVPGVQLDGRVVDIAYDSVNKKAYAIDEAFRNLYVVDLQTQKIVNTVKLPYRPAGLTISENGSSLFIVNDDLNKLITEVRLSDLEVARHLTYTSTVDSGDIAHRHIYHKSGILYVVMGDWEPTLLAFNSTSFAAVNYGTVIKGVGDLAFSSDKSTFFTWYQSGWNAGNAGSNVLAYSVSGNSVTKSGQSSLSYPNFLRDPLDTPVLLLKGQGKLVVKNKVLDLNNVTQVISTLPEPIYAASATGELLVGKNGIYSAVTYQKVDTLALGTATEIFFDQNGMLYYYVNGALLSIQK, via the coding sequence ATGTTGGCGAGGTTAATAGGAAAAGTTGCATTTATCGTTATGTTTTTGACCGTTCAATTCGTATCTTTCTCAGGTTTAGCGCAAGCAGAAAACCAACCATCCTTACGTGACATTAATGGATATTGGGCAGAGGATGCCATAAACGAATGGATCGGTAATGGATTGATTTCGGGCTATGCCGATCAAACCTTTCAACCCGATAAAGTCATTACCAGGGCGGAATTCATATCGCTTGTCAACAAGGCGTTTGAGTATCTCCATAAGGATGACCAAACCTTCAAAGATGTTTCTCAGGAGAATTGGTTCTATAACGATGTAGCCAAAGCAAAATATGCCGGCTATATTTCTGGGTTCGATGACGGCACCTTCCGTCCAGATCAACCGATTAGCAGAGAACAGGCTGCCAAAATCATCTATCCACTTATGCAATTAGAAGATGTGTTACCAAAGAGCGATACGCGAACGTTTCACGATGAGCAGCAAATGTCTGACTGGAGCAAGCCTTATATAAAAGCAGTCGCCTCGGAGGGTTATCTTAAAGGGTATCCTGATCAGAGCTTCCGTCCTCAGAAATCCATTACAAGAGCAGAAGCCGTAGTGATGCTAGATAATGCCGTAGGGCAGCTGATCCATGAGCCTGGAACTTATACTCCAAAAGCTGATGTTGAAGGAAATATGACAGTCAACAGCGGCGGTGTCACTATAAAAAATGCTGTGATCAAAGGCGACCTCATCTTGGCAGCGGGGATAGGGGAGGGGGAAGTGTTCCTTGATCACGTGACAGTAAAAGGAAGAACGATTGTGAATGGGGGCGGAGAAAACAGCATTGAAATTCAAGATTCGACCCTCAATCAGATGGTGGTTCAAAAGGACTTCAGCAGAGTCAGAGTTTTTGCTAAAGGCTCTACGAGTATAAGTCATACCATTATAAAATCGGGTGCGAAATTAGAACAAGAGCAAGGAAACGAAGGCTTCCAATCCATTTCCGTGCAAGGAACGACTGTGAATGATGTCGTTCAATTAGTAGGGACATTTGTGAAAGTTGACCTGAAGTCGATGGTAACCGTCGAGATTTCCAGTCAATCCGTTGTCACCTTGCTTGAAACGCAAGCAGGTTCGGAAGGCTCAGGAATCAAGATGCTGGGCAATGCCATATTGGAGCAGATCATTTTGCAAGCAGCCGCGAAGGTGACGGGAGAAGGATCAATCCTTAATGCGGTGATTAATGTGGAAGGCGTAAGCTTTGAACAAATTGTAAAGAAATATACACTTGCCGATCTGGTGAAGCTCGTCGTAATTGGCGGGAAGGAAGTAACAGGAAACTCTCCTGTTCCGAATGAGGACAACCCGAGAGAAGATGTACCTCCTGGACAGCCACCGGCTACTGAGCCGGGTAATGTAGTGGATATTAATGCTGCCTTTATCATACAGGACAAGGTATACACACTGTACCCATCCATCGCAGATTATTCGACGGTTCAATGGGACGTTTCGAACACGGTTACACAGGATACATACCAGACCGAATATACCGGGACGTTAGAAGACGTAGGGATCTACAGCATTATAGGCGGATCGGTTTCTCCAGCTCCGTATAACGTAACCAATCGAAATTCAACACAGCATTATTCCGGGCTTCTGTTATCCAGCATTGCGGTTAGCGAAAGCGTGTATGCTCAGGTTTATTATGGTGGCAACGAGATGATTTCTTATCAAATCAATGACAGTTACACGGTCCATGATCTAGGTAATCAGCTGCCGGGACAAGCGGTGCCACTCACTGCAGGGGATAACCTTACGCTCGTTTACGGAAGTCAGTATCTTGTTTTTGCAACATGGAACGGAAGCGACTGGGAACTTGATGGGATTTATGATCAACTAGAGTCGCCAATTGGTCTAAAGGCATCGACAGTATCGAATAGGGAGATCGCTTTGGAATGGAATCCAGTTACGAATGCAACCCAGTATCATATTTATTACAGCGCAACTGCTGATGGCGAGTTTGTGCCCTTGGAGGATCAAAACGGTCAACCGATTACGGTAACCGGAACGACCTATGTCGATAGCACGAATCTTCCACATACGACAAGATATTATGTCGTTACATCAGCAATTGATGAAATTGGCGTGGAATCCGGACCAAGCAGCATTGCTTTTGCTACAACTTATTATAATGCACACATAGCTCTGGATTTTGAGATTACGGATACGTGGCAACATCCGTCGGAGCCAATCCTCTATATCACAGATAAAACGAACAAGAAGCTTTACCGCGTCAATTACGAAACAGGCGATAAAGCCTCCATTTCCTTTGACCTTGAACCGGAGAGTCTCACATATGCAGATGGTAAAATCTACGTTTCCTTGCTAAAAGCGGAACATTCTTCCTATACGTATATTTTACAGCAACAAGGTGCAATTGCGGTTGTGAATGCGGCCACCTTTATGCTGGAAGGTACACATAATATTGCGATTGACCCCTATGATGTCGCAGTCGTTTCCGGTTATCTCTACGTGTCATCCGGTTCAGGGCAGTGGACGAAGATCAAGTCATATGATTTGAACACCTTTGCGGAGGTGGGTTCAAGCGATATTCGGCAAGCGAGTTATATCCAAACGCATCCTTTATGGAATAAGCTCTATACGATCACAACGGATTCGTCACCGAGAGACCTTAGCGCATATAATGTAACGAACGGACAATACGTCGAGCCATCCTATCCAGGCGGTTACGATTCGCCGTACCATGGCGATTACGCAATGTCGACGAACTTCACCATTTCTCCGGACGGTGCCTACATCTTTAACGGTTCCGGCAACGTATTTATGGCAACAAGCAATAAGTACGACGATATGAAATATGTATACGGACTTGGACAAGCATATGACGGTATTACCTTTGATCAGTCGAACAAGAATTTCTACACAGCTAAGAACAATGCGGTACAAGTCTATGATTACAGCAATTTTAATAAAAGCGGGCTCTATCACTTGGATGGTACAGCCAAGAATGTATTTAATGGTACCGATCGATTGATTGCTGTATCTACGCTAGCCGGAAAGAATATCGTCGAAATCGTAGAAAAGAATTCAATCGAAGCGATTGCCCCTGTTGCGGTGCCTGGTGTCCAGTTGGACGGCAGAGTTGTCGACATTGCTTACGATTCCGTAAATAAGAAAGCTTATGCCATCGACGAAGCGTTCCGCAATCTATATGTGGTTGATCTTCAAACACAGAAGATTGTAAACACGGTCAAGCTTCCATATCGTCCGGCCGGACTTACTATATCGGAAAACGGTTCAAGTCTCTTTATCGTGAATGATGATCTAAATAAGCTCATAACGGAAGTGCGCCTATCTGATTTAGAAGTTGCAAGGCACTTGACTTACACGTCAACTGTTGATTCCGGTGACATCGCTCATAGACATATCTACCATAAATCTGGGATTCTGTATGTTGTGATGGGTGATTGGGAGCCGACGCTGCTGGCGTTCAATTCGACTTCCTTTGCAGCCGTAAACTACGGAACTGTGATCAAAGGGGTTGGCGATCTGGCTTTCTCCAGCGATAAGAGTACATTCTTTACATGGTATCAGTCTGGCTGGAATGCAGGAAATGCCGGCTCCAACGTATTGGCATATTCCGTTAGTGGCAATAGCGTAACCAAATCGGGCCAATCCAGCCTAAGTTACCCTAACTTCTTGAGAGATCCCTTGGATACTCCGGTTCTATTGTTGAAAGGTCAAGGGAAGCTGGTCGTAAAGAATAAGGTCCTTGATCTTAATAATGTTACGCAGGTAATCAGTACATTGCCAGAACCGATTTATGCAGCGAGTGCTACTGGAGAGCTGCTGGTTGGTAAAAATGGAATATACAGTGCAGTGACCTATCAGAAGGTTGATACTTTGGCGCTGGGGACAGCAACGGAAATCTTCTTTGATCAGAACGGAATGCTGTATTATTACGTAAATGGTGCGTTATTGTCTATACAGAAGTAA
- a CDS encoding LysM domain-containing protein, protein MRVITNKGALQVKGRFYIVQFGDSLYTVSHRFGVNVADLLTFNDQLNGLTTIYPGEILYIPVLSLQTGGQTQATSASIKKQTKKTARRG, encoded by the coding sequence ATGCGTGTCATAACGAACAAGGGAGCCTTGCAGGTGAAAGGCCGTTTTTATATCGTTCAGTTCGGAGATTCCCTCTACACCGTTTCGCACCGCTTCGGGGTGAATGTCGCCGATCTGCTTACATTTAATGATCAATTAAACGGCTTAACAACGATTTATCCAGGAGAAATCCTCTATATTCCGGTTCTCAGTCTCCAAACTGGAGGGCAAACCCAAGCCACTTCTGCCTCTATTAAAAAACAAACCAAAAAGACTGCCCGACGAGGCTAG
- a CDS encoding metallophosphoesterase, protein MKSLKLRILILSFLLFLTPLRSTTFASDKVEQPLAAPLFSFSVMSDVHITSYDQVAQLRLSQALADHHSLRPDSKLLVLNGDLTNGSEADYRSLLALLGRQRHAPVHATMGNHDYYGVWRTTEGGLDTSKMNPTWSSKQAVALFDRMMGYDKPYHELIVEGYRFLFLSGEAYRDVNASYGEDAFLSPEQLSWLRERLTAAGSADAGKPVFVFLHQPLPQTLDGTDLELGVVQHEELRALLDAHPNVILFSGHTHWNLETTRQVKQLKFLAASSASIREVWSARNVPETQAISQSLVVDVYKDRVVIMRREHFKKRWIEPSIAKGYDVK, encoded by the coding sequence ATGAAATCATTAAAGCTGCGAATACTTATTCTTAGTTTTCTTCTATTCTTGACCCCGTTGCGAAGCACAACCTTTGCTAGCGACAAGGTCGAGCAGCCACTGGCTGCACCTTTGTTTTCGTTCTCTGTGATGAGCGATGTTCACATCACGTCCTATGACCAAGTCGCTCAGCTGAGGCTGAGCCAAGCGCTGGCAGATCATCACTCGCTGCGCCCAGACAGCAAGCTGCTGGTCTTGAATGGCGACCTCACGAATGGGAGTGAGGCTGATTATCGCAGCTTGCTGGCGCTGCTCGGCCGCCAGCGCCATGCCCCTGTGCATGCGACCATGGGCAACCACGATTACTACGGCGTGTGGCGCACGACGGAGGGTGGGTTGGATACATCGAAGATGAATCCAACATGGTCGAGCAAGCAAGCGGTCGCGTTATTCGACCGCATGATGGGCTACGATAAGCCGTATCACGAGCTTATCGTGGAGGGCTACCGCTTCCTCTTCCTTAGCGGGGAAGCGTACAGGGACGTGAACGCATCCTACGGTGAGGATGCGTTCCTCTCGCCTGAGCAGCTCAGCTGGCTGCGCGAGCGGCTTACGGCAGCGGGCTCGGCGGATGCCGGCAAGCCCGTGTTCGTGTTCCTCCACCAGCCGCTGCCGCAGACGCTGGATGGCACGGATCTGGAGCTGGGCGTCGTCCAGCACGAGGAGCTGCGGGCGCTTCTCGATGCGCACCCGAACGTCATTCTGTTCAGTGGCCATACCCACTGGAACCTGGAAACGACCAGACAAGTGAAGCAGCTGAAGTTTCTTGCCGCCTCCAGTGCCTCCATCCGGGAGGTATGGAGCGCCCGTAACGTGCCTGAGACGCAGGCAATCAGCCAAAGTCTCGTCGTGGACGTCTACAAGGACCGCGTGGTGATCATGCGCCGCGAACACTTCAAAAAGCGATGGATCGAACCATCCATCGCCAAAGGATACGACGTGAAATAG
- a CDS encoding 3D domain-containing protein, producing MFRKILYVTLTLPLLLCLWQVQPAYSYPESEDGGGLPPTYSMARNAGPMEEAAQAELVQPKTQYQVDRGDTLYKIARDFGISVDALISSNDIQNPNQLTIGQSLTIPMGDAEIGLPNGQKKIIKKVLNTTLTAYTAGVESTGKKASHPMYGITFSGLKAKEGRTIAVDPAVIPLGSTVFIDGIGIRKAEDIGSAIRGSRIDVFMNDLSEAQEFGVKKNVKVYLLDKENV from the coding sequence ATGTTTCGTAAAATTCTTTATGTTACTTTGACGCTTCCGTTGCTGCTTTGTTTGTGGCAGGTGCAACCCGCCTATTCGTACCCTGAAAGTGAAGATGGGGGGGGATTACCTCCTACGTATAGTATGGCAAGAAATGCAGGTCCTATGGAAGAAGCCGCTCAAGCTGAGCTTGTTCAGCCTAAGACGCAGTATCAAGTGGACCGAGGAGATACACTGTACAAAATTGCTCGGGATTTTGGCATATCAGTAGATGCCCTTATTAGCTCTAACGATATTCAAAATCCGAACCAGTTAACGATTGGTCAAAGTTTAACGATTCCGATGGGTGATGCAGAGATTGGTTTACCTAATGGTCAAAAGAAAATCATCAAAAAAGTATTGAACACAACCCTCACAGCTTATACGGCTGGTGTTGAATCAACAGGTAAAAAGGCCTCCCATCCCATGTACGGCATCACATTTAGTGGTCTAAAAGCAAAAGAAGGACGCACGATCGCCGTGGATCCTGCTGTAATCCCTTTAGGATCTACAGTGTTCATTGATGGCATCGGCATTCGCAAAGCGGAGGATATTGGTTCTGCTATTCGCGGTTCGAGAATTGATGTATTCATGAATGATTTAAGTGAAGCACAAGAATTCGGCGTAAAGAAGAATGTGAAAGTCTATTTACTAGACAAAGAGAATGTTTAA
- a CDS encoding GntR family transcriptional regulator, whose protein sequence is MGLMMDDSRPIFVQIAERIEDDIIEARMPEESQVPSTNQFASFYQINPATAAKGVNLLVDQGILYKKRGIGMFVAEGARTKLMEKRKELFYEQYVVTMVKEAEKLGITVEQLTEMVRRGEKA, encoded by the coding sequence ATGGGACTAATGATGGACGATAGCCGCCCGATTTTTGTGCAAATCGCAGAACGTATTGAAGACGACATTATAGAAGCAAGAATGCCGGAAGAATCACAAGTGCCTTCTACGAATCAGTTTGCATCCTTTTATCAAATTAATCCGGCGACAGCAGCGAAAGGTGTTAATTTGTTGGTAGACCAAGGGATTTTGTATAAGAAACGAGGGATTGGCATGTTTGTAGCAGAGGGAGCGCGAACGAAGCTGATGGAGAAGCGGAAAGAACTATTTTATGAGCAATATGTGGTGACGATGGTGAAAGAAGCCGAGAAGCTCGGAATTACCGTAGAGCAATTGACGGAAATGGTGCGTAGAGGGGAGAAAGCGTGA
- a CDS encoding SRPBCC domain-containing protein, whose protein sequence is MTQEKSGNNYDVTLEGGELVLTRIFNAPRELVFKAWTEAEHLAHWWGPTGFELSVHTLDLRTGGSFHYSMKSAEGFEMWGKFVYHEINSPEKLVYVNSFSDAEANIIRAPFSENFPLEIMNKLSFTENEGKTTLIMRGGPINATEEEHKFFEGMYDSMKQGFGGTFDQLDAYLAKVV, encoded by the coding sequence ATGACACAAGAAAAATCAGGGAATAACTACGATGTAACTTTAGAAGGAGGCGAGTTGGTTCTTACTCGTATCTTCAATGCCCCACGCGAACTCGTTTTCAAAGCTTGGACTGAGGCTGAACATTTAGCTCACTGGTGGGGACCAACAGGCTTCGAATTAAGTGTACACACCTTAGATCTTCGCACAGGCGGCAGCTTCCACTATTCTATGAAATCGGCTGAAGGCTTTGAAATGTGGGGTAAGTTTGTCTACCATGAAATTAATTCTCCTGAGAAACTTGTCTACGTAAATTCCTTTTCCGATGCAGAGGCTAACATTATCCGAGCACCATTCAGCGAAAACTTTCCGCTGGAAATAATGAATAAGTTATCTTTTACTGAAAATGAAGGAAAAACCACACTGATCATGCGTGGAGGCCCTATCAATGCAACTGAGGAAGAACATAAGTTCTTTGAGGGTATGTATGATTCCATGAAACAAGGCTTCGGCGGAACGTTCGATCAGCTCGATGCCTACTTAGCCAAAGTGGTATAA
- a CDS encoding helix-turn-helix transcriptional regulator has translation MFINKTFSALAEPNRLHIVKLLRDGPLTVGEIADRLELQQQQVSKHLRVLSDAELVEVQPSANKRIYKLQFQSFKELDGWLDSFRRMWEERFDRLDDYLQQMLEKEKKKQFELED, from the coding sequence ATGTTTATAAATAAGACTTTCAGTGCTCTTGCCGAGCCAAACCGCTTGCACATTGTCAAGCTTCTGCGTGACGGCCCTCTTACCGTCGGGGAAATAGCGGATCGGCTTGAGCTCCAGCAGCAGCAAGTATCCAAGCATCTCCGCGTGCTTAGTGATGCAGAGCTTGTCGAGGTACAACCGTCAGCGAATAAAAGAATCTATAAGTTGCAGTTTCAGTCATTCAAAGAGCTGGATGGCTGGCTAGACTCTTTTCGCCGTATGTGGGAAGAGAGATTCGATCGCTTGGACGATTATTTGCAGCAAATGTTAGAGAAGGAAAAGAAAAAACAATTTGAATTGGAGGATTAG
- a CDS encoding ABC transporter permease — protein sequence MRIWELFQMALATVRSNPLRTVLTMLGVIIGVSSVITLVSIGQGTSKAIEKQYEGLGTNLLTVNLGGNGRATQLNYDEIMQLENTSGISAIAPTMTRNSTSIKYDRTTETFNVIGTNDRYLSLQKGTVASGRFLAQADLDFRNHVAVIGSDVAKQFFGTDDPIDEEINVNGYMYTIIGVLQTKGSNTNGTSLDSSVFVPLPTMSRDFKLGNIRTAYVEAASGDQVTRVQTTLEMYLFNKFKSTTGYTILNSSELISARQTASSTLTNQLVAVAAISLLVGGIGIMNIMLVTVSERTREIGIRKSIGAKRRNILLQFLVEATLISGMGGLIGLILGIGLSLAWPYINPSQQTSLSINIGLYAFLFSALVGVIFGLYPANKASKLKPIDALRFD from the coding sequence ATGAGAATCTGGGAGCTTTTCCAAATGGCGCTGGCCACAGTGCGTTCGAATCCGCTTCGTACGGTGTTGACCATGCTTGGCGTTATCATTGGCGTTAGCTCAGTTATTACGCTAGTTTCGATAGGTCAAGGTACGTCCAAGGCGATTGAAAAGCAGTATGAAGGGCTGGGAACGAACCTGTTGACAGTTAATCTGGGGGGCAACGGACGCGCCACACAGCTGAATTATGATGAGATTATGCAGCTTGAGAATACATCGGGAATCAGTGCAATTGCGCCAACGATGACTAGAAATAGTACCAGTATCAAATACGACCGGACAACAGAGACTTTCAATGTCATTGGAACTAATGACCGATATCTCAGTTTGCAAAAGGGGACGGTCGCCAGCGGCCGCTTCTTGGCTCAAGCCGATCTGGACTTCCGCAATCACGTTGCGGTCATAGGCAGTGATGTGGCCAAGCAGTTTTTCGGTACGGATGACCCGATTGACGAAGAAATTAATGTGAACGGATATATGTACACGATTATCGGTGTGCTCCAAACAAAAGGCTCCAATACGAACGGAACGTCGCTCGATAGCTCGGTTTTCGTACCTCTCCCTACCATGAGCAGGGATTTCAAATTGGGTAACATTCGGACGGCTTATGTTGAAGCAGCTTCTGGCGATCAGGTGACCCGAGTACAAACAACGTTAGAGATGTATTTATTTAATAAATTTAAAAGTACAACGGGATATACCATTTTGAATTCATCCGAATTAATTAGCGCCAGACAGACGGCTTCCAGCACATTGACCAATCAATTAGTCGCGGTAGCGGCGATATCCCTCCTGGTAGGCGGGATTGGGATCATGAACATCATGCTCGTAACCGTGAGTGAGCGCACCCGGGAAATTGGGATTCGTAAATCGATTGGCGCGAAGCGGAGAAATATTTTGCTGCAGTTCCTGGTTGAAGCTACGCTGATTAGCGGTATGGGCGGGTTGATCGGATTGATCTTGGGGATCGGCTTATCGCTAGCGTGGCCTTATATCAACCCTAGTCAACAAACGAGTTTATCCATAAATATAGGACTATACGCATTCTTATTCTCGGCCTTGGTTGGTGTTATTTTCGGATTATATCCAGCGAATAAAGCATCGAAATTAAAACCTATCGACGCACTGCGTTTTGATTAG